Proteins encoded by one window of Candidatus Angelobacter sp.:
- a CDS encoding HAD-IC family P-type ATPase yields the protein MTQKSPSLFDWNIVGPAIGDSFIKLNPRLMIKNPVMFVTMVGAALTTVGIFTAATDRAFIAQLAVWLWFTVLFANFAEGVAEGRGKAQANALRKARKDTIARRLRNGREEKVPAAELQKGDTVVCETSDVIPADGDVIEGIASVDEAAITGESAPVIRESGGDRSAVTGGTRVLSDRIVIRITMDKGHGFLDRMISLVEGAQRQKTPNEIALTILLAALTFIFLLVCVTLKPFGIYSATVFSVPVLIALLVCLIPTTIGGLLSSIGIAGMDRLVQRNVLAMSGRAVEAAGDVDVLLLD from the coding sequence TGATGATCAAGAACCCGGTCATGTTCGTGACCATGGTGGGCGCGGCGTTGACCACGGTCGGCATTTTCACAGCTGCGACCGATCGTGCCTTCATTGCGCAACTCGCGGTCTGGCTCTGGTTCACGGTTTTGTTTGCCAACTTCGCCGAGGGCGTCGCCGAAGGCCGCGGCAAAGCGCAGGCCAACGCGCTGCGAAAGGCGCGGAAAGACACCATCGCTCGTCGCCTGCGCAACGGGCGTGAAGAAAAAGTCCCCGCTGCGGAATTACAGAAAGGAGACACCGTGGTTTGCGAAACCAGTGACGTCATCCCCGCCGACGGCGACGTGATTGAAGGCATCGCCAGCGTTGACGAAGCGGCGATCACCGGCGAATCCGCGCCCGTCATCCGCGAAAGCGGCGGAGACCGCAGCGCGGTCACCGGCGGCACACGCGTCCTGAGCGACCGCATCGTCATTCGCATCACGATGGACAAGGGACACGGCTTTCTTGACCGAATGATCTCGCTGGTGGAAGGCGCGCAACGCCAGAAGACGCCGAACGAAATTGCGCTGACGATTTTGCTAGCGGCGCTGACCTTTATTTTCCTGCTCGTTTGCGTGACGCTGAAACCCTTCGGCATTTATTCCGCCACGGTGTTTTCCGTGCCGGTCCTCATCGCGCTGCTGGTCTGCCTGATTCCGACGACCATCGGTGGCCTGCTCTCGTCCATCGGCATCGCTGGTATGGACCGGCTGGTGCAGCGCAACGTGCTGGCGATGAGCGGGCGCGCGGTCGAGGCGGCGGGTGATGTGGACGTGCTGCTGCTCGAC